A stretch of the Desertibacillus haloalkaliphilus genome encodes the following:
- the proB gene encoding glutamate 5-kinase — protein MSKQRIVVKIGSSSLTNAHGGLCKEKLTEHVSALAQLKKQGHEVVLISSGAVAAGFTSLGYPTRPVTIAGKQAAAAVGQGLLMQGYTEEFNKHQIVTAQLLLTKHDFANEEQYNNAYSTLSELLKRNVLPIINENDSIAIDELTFGDNDMLSALVSGLVHADCLTILTDINGLYDDNPRDNPNAKKYNFLSTISDELLERAGSAGSKVGTGGMRSKVLAAKTALSLGTHVFIGMGEGEKKLIDILAGKGDGTYIGDATPGSIKNKKQWIAIHSTVSGQIEVDRGAEHAVTEQGKSLLPAGVKSLTGHFEEGDVVEVINEKGSVIGKGQVNYPADELKEVKGLSSKEAKQKTKREHSEVIHRNHWVSLTKEKMIK, from the coding sequence ATGAGCAAACAACGAATCGTTGTCAAAATTGGGAGTAGTTCATTAACAAATGCACATGGCGGTCTTTGCAAAGAGAAACTAACAGAACATGTCTCAGCACTTGCCCAACTTAAAAAGCAAGGACATGAAGTTGTTTTAATTTCATCTGGGGCAGTTGCTGCTGGTTTTACAAGCCTTGGGTACCCTACTCGCCCAGTAACAATTGCAGGCAAGCAAGCGGCAGCCGCTGTCGGCCAAGGTTTACTCATGCAAGGATACACTGAAGAGTTTAATAAGCATCAGATTGTTACTGCTCAGTTGTTATTAACCAAACATGATTTTGCCAACGAAGAGCAATATAACAATGCGTATTCAACGTTGTCTGAACTGTTAAAACGCAATGTTTTACCGATCATTAATGAAAACGATTCGATTGCGATTGATGAACTAACATTCGGTGATAACGACATGCTCTCCGCTCTTGTCAGTGGCCTGGTCCACGCCGATTGTCTAACAATCTTAACTGATATTAATGGTCTTTATGACGATAACCCACGTGACAACCCAAATGCCAAAAAGTACAACTTTTTATCAACGATCTCCGATGAATTACTTGAACGTGCGGGGTCAGCCGGCTCAAAAGTAGGCACGGGTGGCATGCGCTCAAAAGTGTTAGCTGCCAAAACCGCCCTCTCGCTCGGAACACATGTATTTATCGGTATGGGTGAAGGTGAGAAAAAACTCATTGATATCCTAGCAGGCAAAGGTGATGGCACTTACATTGGTGATGCGACTCCTGGTTCAATCAAAAATAAGAAGCAATGGATTGCCATACACTCGACCGTCTCTGGTCAGATCGAAGTTGACCGTGGTGCCGAACACGCAGTCACCGAACAAGGAAAAAGCCTTCTGCCCGCTGGTGTAAAATCACTCACTGGACACTTTGAAGAAGGCGATGTCGTTGAAGTGATCAATGAAAAAGGAAGCGTCATTGGCAAAGGGCAAGTCAACTATCCAGCTGACGAATTAAAAGAAGTCAAAGGCCTATCAAGTAAAGAAGCAAAGCAAAAAACGAAACGTGAGCATTCAGAAGTGATTCATAGAAACCATTGGGTAAGCTTAACAAAGGAGAAGATGATCAAATGA
- a CDS encoding SDR family NAD(P)-dependent oxidoreductase: MGKQMLTQKVIVITGASSGIGAQLAYDLASYGATPVLLARSVDKLETHCSQIEQKTGVKPDYYQLDVTSLEDVQATFLAIFHEHKHIDVLVNNAGFAIFDSFLDADLSELKAMFDVNVYGMMACTKAVLPSMIERNQGHIINIGSLAGKLATPKSSGYAATKHAVLGFTNGVRLELQQTNVHVTSVNPGPIKTPFFETADQTGTYVKNVERMMLEPTYVSSKIIDVIRRPKREVNVPTWMSIGTIFYQLFPGLIEKFGGKKFNQK; this comes from the coding sequence ATGGGGAAACAAATGTTAACACAAAAAGTGATTGTGATTACTGGTGCATCTAGCGGAATCGGAGCACAACTTGCTTATGATCTCGCTTCCTACGGGGCAACGCCTGTCTTGTTGGCGCGTTCCGTGGATAAGCTGGAAACACATTGCTCGCAAATTGAGCAAAAAACAGGTGTGAAGCCAGATTATTATCAACTGGATGTTACCTCTTTAGAGGATGTTCAAGCAACATTTTTAGCGATTTTTCATGAGCATAAGCACATCGATGTTCTGGTAAACAATGCTGGATTTGCTATTTTTGATTCTTTCTTAGATGCTGATTTATCGGAATTGAAAGCCATGTTTGACGTTAATGTATACGGGATGATGGCTTGTACAAAGGCGGTTTTACCGTCGATGATTGAACGTAACCAAGGTCATATCATTAATATTGGTTCGTTAGCTGGAAAGCTTGCGACGCCTAAGTCAAGTGGTTATGCTGCGACAAAGCATGCTGTACTTGGGTTTACGAATGGTGTTCGCTTGGAACTTCAACAGACGAATGTTCATGTCACAAGTGTGAACCCAGGGCCAATTAAGACACCATTTTTTGAAACAGCTGATCAAACAGGGACGTACGTTAAAAATGTAGAACGTATGATGCTTGAACCAACATATGTATCTTCCAAAATCATTGATGTGATTAGGCGACCGAAACGTGAGGTAAATGTACCAACGTGGATGAGCATTGGGACCATATTTTATCAGCTCTTTCCCGGACTAATTGAAAAGTTTGGTGGAAAGAAGTTCAACCAAAAATAA
- a CDS encoding YqzH family protein, whose amino-acid sequence MNQEFLTKKAEAITRSYVNDQMLPLTDQEFQELLANVHQRIKENPKEDLYLIINDVIYDYLTT is encoded by the coding sequence ATGAACCAAGAATTTTTAACAAAAAAGGCCGAAGCTATAACAAGAAGTTATGTAAATGATCAAATGCTCCCCTTAACCGATCAAGAATTTCAAGAGCTACTTGCTAACGTTCATCAGCGGATCAAAGAAAACCCAAAGGAAGACCTGTACCTCATCATTAATGATGTGATATATGATTATTTAACAACATAA
- a CDS encoding DinB/UmuC family translesion DNA polymerase, whose amino-acid sequence MDEIYESLPKQTIFCIDMKSFYASCSARLLGLDPLTCYLAVVADTNRNGSVVLAATPKLKADFGIQTGSRLFEIPNDPRIHIVNAQMKTYLQTSVEITNFFNRYVPMECIHTYSVDESFLHTDGTERLWGDAETLAKRIKRDMFKEFGLTCAIGIGPNMLLAKLCLDVEAKKAGIAQWKFDDVKKKLWPLSPLSKMWGIGSRLEQRLHRIGVRTVGQLANYPLDQLEKKFGVIGNQLYYHAWGIDLSDLGTPMLEGQISFAKSQILLRDYDREGEIKHVILEICEEVARRARNEKKAGRTVRLGLGYSKSERRSGFYRSQTIAEPTNITMDIYEICMQLFKTHYNGETVRKIDISLSNVCDDTHTQLSLFDMSKPERKKLGYVMDQIRERYGADTLLRAVSYTKAGTAKHRSTLVGGHKA is encoded by the coding sequence ATGGATGAAATTTATGAATCACTGCCAAAGCAAACGATTTTTTGTATTGATATGAAAAGCTTCTATGCGAGTTGTTCAGCGCGGTTGCTTGGGCTAGATCCGTTAACGTGCTACCTTGCCGTAGTCGCAGATACAAATCGTAATGGGAGTGTCGTGTTAGCTGCAACTCCTAAGCTAAAAGCGGACTTTGGTATTCAAACAGGGAGCCGTCTGTTTGAGATTCCGAATGATCCACGCATTCATATTGTGAACGCGCAAATGAAGACGTATTTGCAGACGTCAGTTGAGATCACCAACTTTTTTAACCGCTATGTACCGATGGAATGTATCCACACCTACAGTGTCGATGAGAGCTTCTTACATACAGATGGGACTGAACGACTCTGGGGAGATGCCGAGACACTTGCCAAAAGGATTAAAAGGGATATGTTCAAAGAGTTTGGTTTAACATGCGCGATTGGAATTGGGCCTAATATGCTGTTGGCTAAGCTTTGCTTGGATGTCGAAGCAAAGAAAGCTGGAATCGCTCAATGGAAGTTTGACGATGTCAAGAAAAAGCTTTGGCCACTCTCTCCTTTAAGTAAGATGTGGGGAATTGGTTCACGGCTTGAACAACGACTGCACCGCATCGGGGTCCGTACGGTCGGCCAATTAGCAAATTATCCATTAGATCAATTAGAAAAGAAATTCGGTGTGATAGGCAACCAGTTGTATTATCATGCGTGGGGGATTGATTTATCAGATTTAGGAACGCCGATGCTTGAGGGGCAAATTAGCTTTGCAAAAAGTCAAATATTATTGAGGGATTATGACAGGGAAGGCGAGATTAAGCATGTCATCTTAGAAATATGTGAGGAAGTTGCTAGAAGAGCAAGAAATGAGAAAAAGGCAGGACGGACGGTCCGCTTAGGGCTTGGTTATAGTAAAAGTGAACGCCGAAGTGGATTTTATCGTTCACAAACAATTGCTGAACCGACAAATATTACAATGGACATCTATGAGATTTGTATGCAGTTGTTTAAAACTCATTATAATGGAGAGACTGTTCGTAAAATTGATATTTCCTTATCGAATGTTTGTGATGATACCCATACGCAGTTAAGCTTGTTCGATATGAGCAAGCCGGAAAGAAAGAAGTTAGGCTATGTGATGGATCAAATTCGTGAAAGGTATGGAGCAGATACGCTTCTTCGTGCCGTTTCGTATACAAAAGCAGGAACAGCTAAACATCGAAGTACGCTTGTAGGCGGACATAAGGCATAA
- a CDS encoding low molecular weight protein-tyrosine-phosphatase, producing MVRVLFVCLGNICRSPMAEAVFRKQVEEAGLKDQISIDSAGTGHWHIGKPPHEGTRSLLDRYDVDYAGLKARQVKEEDVTRFDYILAMDADNLSQLHALAGRQTTGEIARLLDFVPDSNVADVPDPYFTGNFDEVYELVNEACSRLLTYICDREQL from the coding sequence ATGGTTCGTGTGTTATTTGTATGTTTAGGAAATATTTGTCGTTCGCCGATGGCCGAGGCTGTTTTTCGAAAACAGGTGGAGGAGGCTGGTCTTAAAGATCAGATCAGTATTGATTCTGCTGGGACAGGTCACTGGCATATTGGTAAGCCACCACATGAAGGGACGCGAAGCCTTTTAGATCGATACGATGTTGACTATGCAGGTTTAAAGGCAAGGCAAGTGAAAGAGGAAGATGTTACGAGGTTTGATTATATCTTGGCGATGGATGCGGACAATTTAAGTCAGCTACATGCCCTTGCTGGTCGACAGACAACAGGAGAGATCGCAAGGCTGCTTGATTTTGTACCTGACAGTAACGTCGCTGATGTACCTGATCCTTACTTTACAGGTAACTTTGATGAAGTATATGAATTAGTAAATGAAGCTTGCTCACGTCTGCTTACCTATATATGTGATCGGGAGCAATTGTAA
- the asnB gene encoding asparagine synthase (glutamine-hydrolyzing) codes for MCGITGWIDWQKEMTREEAEVKKMAETMLRRGPDDSNVWSSKHAALGHTRLVVVDPKGGVQPMTKKQGERSYAIAYNGELYNTEELRKELAQRGYTFKGHSDTEVLLTAYIEWGFDCLERLNGIFAFAVWNDYDQSLFLARDRLGVKPLFYSVQYGRLLFGSEIKALLAHRDVHPHVGQDGLAEVFGLGPSRTPAHGVFEGIDELRPGHALLYDRNGAKITRYWSLKSEEHEENVEETAEYIRYLLGDTVRRQLIADVPVGTFLSGGIDSSALTAFAADVFAQEGRGPLKTYSIDYVDNEKYFKANDFQPNADGPWIEKVSKAIGTDHTSHVIQMDELTNTLKEAVHARDLPGMADIDSSLLWFCKQIKNDVTVGLSGECADEIFGGYPWFHKPEVMFADRFPWMQSTQAREHLLHEKWQKKLKLQSYVYDRYRETIDETPRLEGESAEEARRREISYLNIIWFMTTLLDRKDRMSMGASLEVRVPFADHRLVEYVWNIPWEMKQLEGREKGILRKALEGIVPNDVLYRKKSPYPKTHNPAYTKAVQQQMFSILDDRNAPILEFINKEKLTKMTETGGKSFDVPWFGQLMTGPQLIAHLVQINTWLKDYQVEVKE; via the coding sequence ATGTGTGGCATTACCGGTTGGATTGATTGGCAGAAAGAGATGACAAGAGAAGAAGCAGAGGTTAAAAAGATGGCTGAAACAATGCTTCGACGTGGACCGGATGATAGCAATGTCTGGAGTTCCAAGCATGCAGCGTTAGGACATACGCGTTTAGTTGTTGTAGATCCAAAAGGCGGCGTTCAACCGATGACGAAAAAACAGGGGGAACGTTCGTATGCCATTGCCTATAATGGTGAGTTATATAATACCGAGGAGCTTAGAAAGGAACTGGCGCAAAGAGGATATACATTTAAAGGACATTCAGATACAGAGGTTTTACTCACCGCGTATATAGAATGGGGGTTCGACTGTTTAGAACGGTTAAATGGCATTTTTGCATTTGCCGTTTGGAATGATTATGATCAAAGTTTGTTTTTAGCACGTGACCGTTTAGGGGTAAAACCGTTATTTTATAGTGTACAGTATGGGAGGTTGTTATTCGGGTCAGAAATCAAGGCTTTGCTAGCTCATCGTGATGTCCACCCTCATGTTGGTCAGGATGGGCTAGCAGAGGTCTTTGGTTTAGGTCCTTCACGTACACCGGCTCATGGCGTGTTTGAAGGAATTGATGAACTGCGACCCGGTCATGCACTCCTGTACGATCGAAATGGCGCAAAAATTACTCGGTATTGGTCACTAAAGAGTGAAGAGCATGAAGAAAATGTTGAGGAAACAGCTGAGTATATTCGTTATTTGTTAGGAGATACAGTCAGGCGTCAATTAATTGCTGATGTTCCGGTAGGGACATTCTTATCAGGGGGGATTGATTCGAGTGCACTAACGGCGTTTGCAGCTGATGTATTTGCACAAGAAGGAAGAGGACCATTAAAAACATACTCGATTGATTACGTTGATAATGAGAAATACTTTAAAGCGAATGATTTCCAGCCTAATGCAGATGGGCCGTGGATCGAAAAGGTTTCAAAAGCGATTGGAACGGACCATACGTCACACGTTATTCAAATGGACGAATTAACCAATACGTTAAAAGAAGCCGTTCATGCCCGGGATTTACCAGGAATGGCTGACATTGATTCCTCACTCTTGTGGTTCTGTAAACAAATTAAAAATGATGTAACAGTTGGGCTATCAGGAGAATGTGCGGATGAAATTTTTGGCGGGTATCCTTGGTTTCATAAGCCTGAAGTGATGTTTGCAGATCGCTTTCCATGGATGCAATCCACACAAGCTCGTGAGCACTTGTTACATGAAAAGTGGCAGAAAAAATTAAAGTTACAGTCGTATGTGTATGACCGTTACCGTGAAACAATCGATGAAACCCCGCGTTTAGAGGGGGAAAGTGCAGAAGAAGCGAGAAGGCGCGAGATTTCTTATCTAAATATTATATGGTTTATGACAACGTTATTGGACCGCAAAGACCGGATGAGTATGGGAGCCAGCTTAGAAGTGCGCGTCCCATTTGCGGATCATCGTCTTGTTGAATATGTGTGGAACATCCCATGGGAAATGAAACAACTAGAAGGTAGGGAAAAAGGGATTTTGCGAAAAGCATTAGAGGGAATCGTTCCAAATGATGTCCTTTATCGTAAGAAAAGTCCGTACCCGAAGACACACAATCCAGCGTATACGAAAGCGGTACAACAGCAAATGTTTTCGATCCTTGATGACCGAAACGCTCCAATTTTAGAATTTATCAATAAAGAGAAACTAACAAAAATGACCGAAACGGGAGGAAAGTCATTTGATGTGCCGTGGTTCGGGCAACTGATGACCGGTCCGCAATTGATTGCACATCTCGTGCAAATCAATACGTGGTTGAAAGATTATCAGGTTGAGGTTAAAGAGTAA
- a CDS encoding NupC/NupG family nucleoside CNT transporter, with protein sequence MNILWGLLGIFVIFLIAFLFSSNRKAINLRTIIVGLIIQLSFAFIVLKWETGQAALQWLTMRVTDITNYANEGVDFLFGGLFVEEANVGFVFAFQVLTIIIFFSSLISVLYYIGIMQWLIKLLGGALSKALGTSKAESMSAAANVFVGQTEAPLVVRPYLNKMTTSELFAVMTGGLASVAGSVLIGYSLLGVPLEYLLAASFMAAPAGLIMAKMIIPETEKSKTTDEIEIGKDTESTNVIDAAARGAGVGLQLALNVGAMLLAFIALIALVNGILSGLGGWFGYEGLTLETILGVIFAPIAFAIGVPWTEALAAGSFIGQKLVLNEFVAYAAFAPEIPELTDKTVAVISFALCGFANISSLAILLGGLGGLAPDRRGDIARLGLRAILAGSLASLLSAAIAGMMIF encoded by the coding sequence ATGAATATTTTATGGGGACTTTTAGGTATTTTCGTTATCTTTTTAATCGCATTTTTATTTTCTTCAAATCGAAAAGCGATTAATTTGCGAACAATCATCGTAGGGTTAATCATTCAGCTGTCATTTGCATTTATTGTCTTAAAATGGGAAACAGGACAAGCGGCTTTGCAATGGCTGACAATGAGAGTGACAGATATTACGAACTATGCAAATGAAGGCGTAGACTTTTTATTTGGTGGATTATTTGTAGAAGAAGCAAATGTAGGATTTGTCTTTGCATTTCAAGTATTAACAATTATTATCTTTTTCTCTTCTTTAATATCAGTGCTCTATTATATAGGTATCATGCAATGGCTAATTAAATTACTTGGAGGAGCTCTTTCTAAAGCACTTGGGACAAGCAAGGCAGAGTCAATGTCAGCAGCGGCAAATGTCTTTGTTGGACAAACGGAAGCTCCACTCGTTGTACGTCCTTACCTTAACAAAATGACAACTTCTGAGTTGTTTGCCGTAATGACAGGAGGTCTGGCGTCTGTCGCTGGTTCTGTGCTCATTGGTTATTCACTATTAGGAGTACCGTTAGAATATTTACTAGCAGCGAGTTTCATGGCAGCACCAGCTGGTTTAATTATGGCGAAAATGATTATTCCGGAAACAGAGAAATCAAAAACAACAGATGAAATCGAAATCGGAAAAGATACAGAATCAACGAATGTGATTGATGCGGCAGCACGTGGGGCTGGTGTCGGTTTACAATTAGCGCTAAACGTAGGGGCGATGCTCCTCGCTTTTATTGCTCTAATTGCATTAGTTAATGGTATTTTAAGCGGTCTAGGTGGGTGGTTTGGTTATGAAGGCTTAACCCTTGAAACGATTCTTGGTGTCATTTTTGCCCCAATTGCGTTTGCGATCGGTGTACCTTGGACAGAAGCATTAGCAGCTGGTAGCTTTATTGGACAAAAGCTTGTACTAAATGAATTTGTAGCTTATGCAGCATTTGCTCCTGAAATTCCAGAACTGACAGATAAGACAGTTGCAGTTATTAGTTTTGCTCTATGTGGCTTTGCTAATATTAGTTCATTAGCGATTCTATTAGGTGGACTTGGTGGACTTGCTCCAGACCGTCGTGGTGATATTGCTCGTTTAGGATTAAGAGCCATTTTAGCAGGTTCACTTGCATCTTTATTAAGTGCAGCAATTGCGGGAATGATGATCTTTTAA
- a CDS encoding pyrimidine-nucleoside phosphorylase, with the protein MRMVDLIEKKRNGAELTEEEIKFIIEGYTNDDIPDYQLSALAMAVYFNGMTQSESAHLTMAMVESGDQIDLSAIEGIKVDKHSTGGVGDTTTLVLAPLVAAVGVPVAKMSGRGLGHTGGTIDKLESVAGFNVEINNDEFNRLVNDNKVAVVGQTGNLTPADKKLYALRDVTATVDSIPLIASSIMSKKIASGADAIVLDVKTGSGAFMKELEGAKSLAKAMVQIGNEVGRQTTAVISDMSQPLGRAIGNSLEVKEAIDTLKGKGPSDLHELCLVLGSHMVYLAKKAESIEDARMMLEEAMNNGQALETFKTFLAAQGGDAAVVDQPEQLPTATFAFDVKAKESGYVSEIVADKIGTAAMLLGAGRATKDSTIDLAVGLVLNKKIGDKVELGDSLVTIHSNQEDVQDVIDKIYESYSMTKEDVELLPLIYDVINE; encoded by the coding sequence ATGAGAATGGTAGATTTAATTGAAAAAAAACGTAATGGTGCGGAGTTAACAGAGGAAGAAATTAAATTTATCATCGAAGGTTATACAAACGATGACATCCCAGATTATCAACTCTCAGCTTTGGCAATGGCAGTTTATTTTAATGGTATGACACAATCTGAAAGCGCTCATCTAACTATGGCTATGGTAGAATCCGGCGATCAAATTGATTTATCAGCGATCGAAGGAATCAAAGTCGATAAGCACAGTACTGGTGGAGTTGGTGATACAACAACACTTGTACTAGCACCATTAGTAGCAGCGGTTGGTGTACCTGTTGCGAAGATGTCAGGTCGTGGTTTAGGACATACAGGAGGAACGATTGATAAGCTTGAATCAGTTGCAGGATTCAATGTAGAGATTAATAATGATGAGTTTAATCGGTTAGTCAATGACAATAAAGTTGCTGTAGTTGGTCAAACAGGAAATTTAACACCGGCTGATAAAAAGTTATATGCGTTAAGAGATGTTACAGCTACTGTTGATTCAATCCCACTGATAGCAAGTTCTATTATGAGTAAAAAAATTGCCTCTGGTGCTGATGCCATTGTACTTGATGTGAAAACGGGTAGTGGTGCCTTTATGAAAGAGTTAGAGGGAGCGAAGTCACTGGCTAAGGCTATGGTGCAAATTGGAAATGAAGTTGGACGTCAGACAACAGCAGTGATCTCTGATATGAGTCAACCTTTAGGAAGGGCGATTGGGAATTCACTTGAAGTCAAGGAAGCGATTGATACGTTAAAAGGAAAGGGTCCGAGTGACCTTCATGAACTTTGTTTAGTCTTAGGTAGTCACATGGTGTATTTGGCGAAAAAGGCAGAGTCGATAGAGGACGCTCGTATGATGCTAGAGGAAGCAATGAATAATGGTCAAGCACTTGAGACGTTTAAAACGTTCCTTGCCGCACAAGGGGGAGATGCAGCAGTTGTCGATCAACCTGAACAGTTACCAACAGCGACATTTGCGTTCGATGTTAAGGCGAAGGAATCGGGTTATGTGTCAGAAATTGTTGCAGATAAAATCGGAACGGCAGCGATGTTACTTGGAGCAGGTCGAGCAACAAAGGATTCAACGATTGACCTAGCCGTCGGTCTTGTGCTGAATAAAAAGATCGGTGACAAAGTAGAACTGGGTGATTCGCTTGTAACGATTCATAGTAATCAAGAGGATGTCCAAGATGTAATCGATAAAATTTATGAATCGTATTCAATGACAAAAGAGGATGTTGAGTTACTTCCACTGATTTATGATGTCATTAATGAGTAG
- the deoC gene encoding deoxyribose-phosphate aldolase: MTTNIAGMIDHTLLKADATEQDITKLAIEAKDYQFASVCVNPSWVKTAYEVLKDTNVKVCTVVGFPLGASSSEVKAFETEHAIKNGATEIDMVINIGALKTNDTTKVKNDIKAVVDATHHKALVKVIIETCLLTEEEKIKACQLAVEAGVDYVKTSTGFSTGGATVEDVQLMRKTVGPSIGVKASGGVRSAEDVQTMIEAGATRIGASSGVAIVNGQTSTSQY; the protein is encoded by the coding sequence ATGACAACGAATATTGCAGGAATGATCGATCATACATTATTGAAAGCGGATGCGACAGAACAAGACATTACGAAATTAGCGATAGAGGCAAAGGATTATCAATTCGCTTCCGTTTGCGTAAACCCGAGTTGGGTAAAAACGGCTTATGAGGTTTTAAAAGATACAAATGTGAAAGTATGTACGGTAGTCGGGTTTCCATTAGGAGCATCGTCTTCGGAAGTTAAAGCATTTGAAACAGAACATGCAATTAAAAACGGAGCAACTGAAATTGATATGGTCATCAATATTGGAGCATTAAAAACAAATGATACGACTAAGGTGAAAAATGATATAAAAGCTGTTGTTGATGCTACTCATCATAAGGCATTAGTAAAAGTAATTATTGAAACATGTTTGTTAACAGAAGAAGAAAAAATCAAAGCTTGTCAACTAGCGGTGGAAGCAGGAGTTGATTATGTGAAAACATCAACTGGTTTTTCAACAGGTGGGGCAACGGTAGAGGATGTTCAATTAATGAGAAAAACTGTTGGACCATCTATTGGTGTCAAAGCGTCAGGTGGTGTTCGGAGTGCTGAGGATGTCCAAACGATGATTGAAGCTGGTGCAACAAGAATTGGAGCAAGTTCAGGTGTAGCGATCGTTAATGGACAAACGTCAACTTCACAATATTAA
- a CDS encoding XapX domain-containing protein: MKEILLSVLAGLIIGMVFKVLRLPLPAPPVLAGVVAVFGVYAGGVIASWLFKI; encoded by the coding sequence ATGAAAGAAATACTTTTAAGTGTGTTAGCGGGTCTCATCATTGGGATGGTATTTAAGGTGTTACGACTTCCCTTACCAGCACCACCAGTATTAGCGGGGGTAGTTGCCGTCTTTGGTGTCTATGCAGGGGGAGTAATCGCAAGTTGGTTATTTAAAATTTAA
- the deoB gene encoding phosphopentomutase, with protein MQTFKRVFLIVMDSVGIGEAPDADQFNDVGADTLGHIAAKMDGLSMPNMVKLGLSHIREIKGIEKVGHPLAHYGKMQEASNGKDTMTGHWELMGLNIQTPFQTFPNGFPSELIEQIESRTGRKVIGNKPASGTGILDELGEQHCETGDLIVYTSADSVLQIAAHEEVVPLDELYEICTIARELTLDEKYMVGRVIARPFKGEAGAWVRTTNRHDYALKPFGKTVMNTLEDAGFSSIAIGKISDIYDGEGVTDTLRTTSNMDGMDKLLQSMEKDFTGLSFLNLVDFDALYGHRRDPIGYGKSLEEYDERLSEVLGKLQEDDLLIITADHGNDPTHHGTDHTREYVPLLVYHRGQKASNDLGVRQTFADVGATIADNFDVEMPQHGESFLTAIKR; from the coding sequence GTGCAAACGTTTAAAAGGGTTTTCTTAATTGTGATGGATTCGGTTGGGATTGGTGAGGCACCTGATGCTGATCAATTTAACGACGTTGGGGCAGATACATTAGGACATATTGCAGCAAAGATGGATGGGTTATCGATGCCCAACATGGTGAAACTTGGGTTGAGTCATATCCGTGAAATCAAGGGGATTGAAAAAGTGGGGCACCCACTTGCGCATTATGGAAAAATGCAAGAAGCATCAAATGGGAAGGATACAATGACGGGGCATTGGGAATTGATGGGGCTTAATATTCAAACGCCGTTTCAAACATTTCCAAACGGGTTTCCAAGCGAGTTGATTGAGCAGATAGAAAGTCGGACTGGAAGAAAGGTGATTGGAAATAAGCCAGCTTCAGGCACGGGCATTCTTGATGAATTAGGGGAGCAACATTGCGAAACTGGAGACCTCATCGTTTATACGTCAGCAGATTCCGTTTTACAAATTGCCGCTCATGAAGAGGTCGTTCCATTGGATGAGTTATATGAGATCTGTACGATAGCTAGAGAACTGACGTTAGATGAAAAGTATATGGTCGGTCGAGTGATTGCACGTCCATTTAAGGGGGAAGCAGGTGCATGGGTTCGGACGACAAATCGCCATGATTATGCGTTGAAGCCATTTGGGAAAACGGTTATGAATACATTGGAAGACGCAGGGTTTAGCTCGATTGCGATTGGGAAAATCTCAGATATTTATGATGGTGAAGGGGTCACAGATACCCTTCGAACAACATCGAATATGGATGGAATGGATAAGTTGCTTCAGTCTATGGAGAAAGATTTTACGGGTTTAAGTTTTTTAAATTTAGTTGATTTTGACGCTCTATATGGACATCGGCGTGATCCGATAGGTTATGGAAAATCACTAGAAGAATATGATGAGCGCTTATCAGAAGTGCTAGGGAAATTACAAGAAGATGACCTCCTGATCATTACGGCAGATCACGGGAATGACCCTACACATCATGGTACCGATCATACCCGTGAATATGTGCCATTGCTAGTCTATCACCGAGGGCAGAAAGCCTCAAATGATTTAGGGGTTAGACAAACATTTGCTGATGTCGGAGCGACAATTGCTGATAACTTCGATGTTGAAATGCCACAGCATGGGGAGAGTTTTTTAACAGCCATTAAAAGGTAA